GACCGGGTACTGCCCGGTGAGGCAGGCCGTACAGAGGTTGCCGACGTCGATCCCGATCGCCTCCACCATCTTGCAGAGGGGAACGTGATAGAGCGAATCGGCGTGGATCAGGTCCTTCACCTCCTCGGTGCACCGCGAACTTGCGATCAGTTCGGTGCGGGTGGGGAAGTCCACACCAAGGTAGCAGGGGGCGACGATCGGCGGCGAACCCACGCGGAGGTGGACCTGACGTGCCCCGGCATCCCTGACGATATCGATGAGCCGGCGCGAGGTCGTGCCCCGCACCACCGAATCGTCGATGAGAACGACGGACTTGTTCTCAAGGTGCTTTTTGATCGGGTTGATCTTGATGCGCACGGCATTCTCCCGCATCTGCTGGTCAGGCATGATGAAGGTCCGGCCCATGTACCGGTTTTTCATCAGCCCTTCGAGATAGGGAATCCCGGACGCCTGCGAATACCCGATCGCATATGCCGTCCCCGAGTCCGGCACCGGCGCCACCATGTCGGCGTCCATCGGCGCGCCCAGATAGAGCTCCTCGCCGATCTTCCGCCGGGCATCGTAGACGAGCGTGCCGTCGATGACCGAGTCCGCCCGCGCGAAATAGACGAACTCGAACATGCAGTGCGCCCTCCGATCTGAGACGGCGAGCTGCGTCGAGGTGATCCCGTTCTCCGTGACCTTTACCAGCTCACCAGGGGCGACGTCCCGCAGGAGAGTCCCGTTCAGGGCGTCGACAGCCACACTCTCCGAGGCCACGATGTAGCCCGAGCGCGTCCTGCCGATGCAGAGGGGCTTGATCCCGAGCGGGTCGCGGAAGGCGTAGAGAGCGTCGTCCAGCGTGAGAACAACCGAGTACGAGCCCTGCAGTTTCTGCATCGCAACCCCCACGGCGTCCTCCACCGATCCAGAACGGCGGATCTCATGGGCGATGATCGTTGCGATCACCTCAGAGTCGGTGGTCGTGCAGAAGATCTGCCCGTCCTGCTCGTAGCAGGTGCGCAGGGCGTTGGTGTTCACCAGGTTCCCGTTATGGGCAAGAGAGAGCGTATGCTCCCGAAAGACAAAATTGAACGGCTGGATATTCTCGGGCAGATTAGCCCCTGTCGTGGGATATCTTACATGCCCGATCCCGACGGTGCCCCTCAACCTTCCGAGTATCTGTTCGTCAAATACCTCGGCCACAAGCCCCCGTCCTTTATGGACGAAGGGCCTCCGGTCAAAAGTTGATATTCCCGTGCTCTCCTGTCCCCGGTGCTGGAGAGCATACAGGGCATAATACAGCGGGAAAGAGACACCGCCAGCATCCACGATGCCAACGATCCCACACATGTTCAGACCTTAATGCGTTGGAACCTTGGGGCGCTTCGTCGTCCACTTCCAGCTGCTCATCTTCGTGCTGCGACCGAACCCGCAGGCAGAACAGACTTTGTGTTTCGCATGGAAGGATAACTTCCCGCACCTGCGGCAGGTGATGTGGCTGTGGTGCTGCCGCTTACCCATTGATGGCGTACCTTTTGACATTTTAATTCACCCAGATTATTCGACTGAAGGAGAGATATAGATCACATTGTCCCCGCGCACTATCAGTGTGCCGCGCTTTACAACGGCACCGTCGACCTCTTCCTCAGCCCGGTCAAGGACGAGGTTGAGATGGACATCGTATCCCTGCAGGACCCCCCGGATTTCATGCCCGCCCTTCAAAGAAATGATAACGGGCTGGCCGTTGAGCACCTGATCAAGAATCTCCAGTGGTCTTTTCGTCATGGCAATTACCTTTAGGACCTCTTCAAGAGTACCATACATGCGCGTGGAATCTACTTAAACATACCGCGGCGAACGATTTAAAGAAGAATAAACGCACATTGTACTGAAGAATGGAAACAATCGTGGTGAAAAAAAGGCACACGATCAAGAAGTCAGAGGGCTCGCGCGTCCAGCGGGCGCTCGCCGACGAGATCGGGGCCGCCGAGGAACAGTTTCGCTCGAAAAATATCGAGGTGGTCGAGACGAACTCCCCCTTCACCCTCTACCTCATCGACAAACGGCCGCTCCTGATGGAGGTGGACGGCCGCGTCTTTACCACAGTCAGGGGTGCGGTGGAGCGTCCGTTCGCTGAGCGGCGGGTCACCGTCGATTCCGGGGCTGTGCCGTACGTGATGAACGGCGCCGACATCATGCGCCCGGGCGTGGTGGGGGTGAGCCCTGACGTAAAAAAGGATGCTCCCTGCGTCATCGCCGAGGAACGGCACGGGAAGCCGCTCGCCATCGGCATCGCCCTGTACGATGCCGCGGACCTCCTTGCCATGGAGAAAGGAAAGGTCGTACGGATGCTCCACAGGGTCGGAGACGACGTCTGGAACCTGGAACTCTGAAGAAAGATTGGATACCCTTAAATAAATTCCATTCTACAGTTCTTTTCATGGGTAAATTCCTCGACTCCATCATCGGCAAATCTGCTCCGGCGAAGCAGGACGACTATATGGAACTCGATCTCGCCACATACGAGGGGGCGACCGGCGAAGAGCCCGCCTCGATGTACGTCAGGGTCGCACAGGTCGCAGACATCAAAGACACCCCCAAGGTCAAGGACGAAGTCTACAACGGCAACATCGTCATCGTGGACATCTCCCGCTTAAAGCTCGACAAGATCATGTACGAACGCGTGCTCAAGGACCTGCGGGAGGTTGCCCACGACGTCAACGGCGACATCATCGGCCTTGGAGACCAGCACTATGTGCTCGTCACCCCGATGTCGGTGAAGATCTCCCGGGAAAAGATCGGGGGACTGTAGTGCGAAACGTCCTCCGTGCGCCCTGTCCGGTCTGTAAAAAGGAGATCGAGTACATCTACCAGACAGAAACCATCCCCTATTTTTCTGAGATCCTCATCGAGAGTGCGGTCTGCCCGTGCGGGTGGCGGATGGCCGACGCCTTCATCCTGAGGGAGGGGCAGCCGGCCAGGTGCGAGTATGCCGTGACCTGCGAGGACGACCTCTGCGTGCGGGTGGTGCGGGGATCGTCAGGGACGGTCACCGTCCCGGAGCTCGGGATCGTGATCAGGCCGGGCCCGGCGGCCGAGGGATATATCACCAATATCGAGGGTGTACTCGACCGGATCGAGGACGTCCTGGACACGGCGCTCAGAACGAGCGAAGGGGAGGAGCGTGACCGGGCGCTCGCTCTGAAGGAGCAGATCGCCCTCGTCAGGAAGGGGCAGGCACAGATCACCCTGATCATCGAGGACCCCTCAGGGAACTCTGCAATCATCAAAAATCCCGGCGACGCCGCCGCAGAAAAAAAATGAGTTGAGGAGAAGAAATCTCACTTTTTCTTCGCTCCCTTTGCCGGTGCGCTCTTTGCGGTCTCCGGTTTTACCTCTTCAGGTTTTTTTGCTGCCGGTTTCTTTTTATCTGCCATGAACTCACCTCCCTTCAGGTATGATTGGCAGTATATCGCTTGATGATATAAATATTCCTGATTTATCCGGGAGACGACAAAAAAAGATGAGAAATCGATTTTTTCAGCGGATGCGCACGCCGCGGAGAGAGGCCCCGCTCTCTTTCACGACCTCGCCGCAGACCCGGGCGTCCGGAACGATCTGCTGCAGCGTCCGGAGACTCTCCTCAGGGACGACGAATGCATAGCCCATTCCCATGTTGAAGGTGCGGTACATCTCGTTTTCGGAGAGCCCGCCCATCTCCTGGGTCCAGGCAAGGATCTCGGGGACCGGGAGAGGCTCGGTGATATCGAAGCCGAAGGACGAGAGGCGAGTGAAATTCAGGAGACCACCGCCGGTGACATGGCACATCCCGTGCACCTCGCAGGCGGCCGCGGCGTCGAGGGCCTCCCGGTAGATGCGGGTGGGCGCAAGCAGCGCCTCGCCGACGGTCCGGCCAGAGGGGAGGACGACGTCGAAACCGCCGTTTTCGAGGGCGACCTTCCTGGCCAGGGTGTAGCCGTTCGAGTGGGCGCCGGTGGAGGGGACGCCGACGACAAGGTCGCCGGGGACGATCGCATCCCCGGTGACGACATCAGCCTTCTTCTGGGCGCCAAGGCAGGTGCCGGCGAGGTCGAGGCCGGTGACGAGCCCCTTCAGGGTCGCCGTCTCCCCGCCGACGATATTCATGTTCGCCTGACGGGCGCCCTCGTTGAGGCCGACGCCGATCTGGCGCATCTTCTCGATCGAGATCCCATCGGTGGCGATGTAATCGACAAACGCCACCGGTTCGAGGTTCATCACGAAGAGGTCGTTCACGTTCATGGCGATGCAGTCGATCCCGACGGTCGTCCAGTCCTGGAGGGCGTCGGCGACGAGCATCTTCGTGCCCACGCCGTCGACGGCGAGGGCGAGCGCCATGTCGCCGAACTCGATGAGCCCGGCGAAGTGGCCGACCGAACCGAGCATGGGGAAGGCCCCGGTCCGTCTGAAGGTGAGCTGCTGGATGAGCGTCTTGACGCCCTGCGCCTCAAGGTCGATGTCCACGCCGGCGTCGGCATAGCCCGAACCCTTACTCATCGTCGCACGCCTCCGAGAGCCTGAACTCGTCGTGGAGCAGCTGCAGTGCCCGCCGGCTGTCGTCCTGCCGTACCACGAACGAGACGTTCACCTCTGACGAGCCCTGCGAGATCATCATCACGTTCACCCCGGCCTTGCCGAGCGCCGTAAAGATCCGGCCAGATATGCCGGGCGTACCGGCCATTCCGGCACCGACGACGGCCATCGCCACGACGTTCCGGTCAGAGGTGACCTCGCGCACGATCCCGGACTTCACCGGGGCCGCGAGCACTTCGAGGGCTTCCGCAAGGTTTCCCTCGTCGATGATCAGGGAGATGTTCGCCTGCGAGGAGGCCTGCGAGATCATCATCACGTTGATCCCGGCGTCGCCCAGCGCCGTGAAGATCTCCCGCGCCACGCCGGGCCTTCCGATCATCTGGACGCCGTTGATGTTCACGAGCGCCACCCGTTCGATGTGGGTGACCGCCTTGACCACCCGTTTCTCCCGGTGCTCCTGCCGCCGCACGATCGTTCCCGGGTGGTCCGGGTTGAAGGTGTTCTTCACCCGGACGATGATGTCCTTCTCCATCGCAGGCTCGATGGACTTGGGGTGAAGCACCTTCGCCCCGAAGAACGAGAGTTCCATCGCCTCGCGGTAGCTGACGTACGGGAGGACGCGGACGTTCTTGATGATCCGCGGGTCTGAGGTCATGACGCCGTCCACATCGGTCCAGATCCAGACCTCGTCGGCGTCGATCGCCCGCCCGACGATCGCGCCCGAGTAGTCAGAACCGCTCCGGCCCAGGGTGGTGACGATTCCCTCGGGCGTGCAGCCCATGTAACCGGTGATCACTGGCACTGAGTTCATCAGGAGGGGAAGGATACGGCTGTTGATCCGCGGATCGCTCGTCGGGAGGACAAGGGCGTCGCCGTGCTTGTTCGTCGTCAGGATCCCGGCCTCGCATCCGTCGAGCGCCGATGAGGAGATGCCCCGCTCGCGCAGGGCGGCGCTCACGATCAGAGACGAAAGACGCTCGCCGTAGGAGACGATATAGTCCTTGGAGCGGCGGGTGAGCTCGTGGAGGGCGTGGACCGCCGTCAGGATATGATCGAGGTTTTCGAGCCGGTCGTCGATGACGCTTCCGACCGCTGCGGCCTGGCCCGGGGCGACGGCCTCGAGGGTCTTCATGTGCTTCGCCCGGATCGCCTGGATAAACGCCTCAATCGGGGGTTCTTCAACACTGGACTCGGCTTCTGCTGCGATGGCGTGGAGCTGGTCGGTCACCCCTGACATCGCCGAGACGACGACGGCCATCTCGTGCCCTTCGGCATGGTAGCGTTCAAGGATGTCGACCGTACGACGGATACATTCCGCATCGCCAACGGATGTGCCCCCAAATTTCATTACAAGCCTCATTTCTGGCTCACTCTCGCTGATCCCACACAATGGTATTTATGTACTGACATGTCCCACGTAATAATAGGATGCGCGCGCTGGAAGTAATCGACTGCCATGTCCTGGTGATCGGGAGTGGCGGCGCCGGGGTCAGGGCGGCAATCGAGGCCGACCGATATGGCAAAACTGTCCTTCTTTCCAAGAGCATAACCGGAAAGGGAGGCTGCACGACGATGGCCGAAGGCGGGTACAACGCCGTCCTGAAGACCACCGACGCCTGCACCCTCCACGAGGAGGATACGATGCGGGGCGGGGCCTACCTCAACGACACGGCCCTGGTCGAGGCGCTCGTCAACGACGCCCCTGCGCGGATGTCCGACCTCGTATCATGGGGAGCAGTCTTCGACGCCTCGGCTGATGGCGAGGTGGCCCAGCGCTCGTTCGGCGGCCAGTGCCGCCCGCGGACCTGCTATGCCGGCGACCGGACCGGCCACGAGATGATAGCGACCCTGATGGAGCGGCTGAGAGGGAGCGGGGTCGAGCAGATCGAGGAGACAGCGGCGATCGAGCTCTTAAAAGACGGAGATCGGGTCTGCGGCGCCCTGGCGCTGGATAAAAAAGGCGAGATCCGGGCGATCCGGGCGGACGCCGTGGTGCTGGCGACAGGAGGAGGAGCGCGGGTCTACGACGTCTCCACCAACTCGGGCACCGGGAGCGGGGACGGGTTCGCCCTCGGCTACCGCGCCGGGGCCGACCTGATCGATATGGAGATGGTCCAGTTCCACCCGACCGGGGCCGTCTACCCGTATGACGCCCGCGGCAGGCTGGTGACCGAGGCGGTGCGGGGCGAGGGAGGGCGCCTGATCAACGCCGCCGGCGAACGGTTCATGGCCCGCTACGACCCCGAACGCATGGAGCTCTCGACCCGCGACGTCGTCGCCCGGGCGATCGCCACCGAGGTGCTCGAAGGAAGGGGGACGAAGAACGGGGGGGTCTGGCTCGACGTCACCCACCTGCCGGCCAGGCAGATCGAAGAGCGGCTGCCGGTGATGCTCGAGCAGTTCCTCAGGTTCGGCGTGGACATCAGAACGGAGCCGATGGAGGTCGCCCCGACCGCCCACCATATCATGGGCGGGCTCCGGATCACCCCTGAGGGGCAGACGACCCTGCCCGGCCTCTTCGCCTGCGGCGAATGCTCGGGCGGCGTCCACGGCGCAAACCGTCTCGGCGGCAACGCCCTTGCAGACACGCAGGTCTTCGGGAAACGGGCCGGGGAGGCGGCAGGCCGTGCACCTGTACGCAAAGGGGCAATCGATCCCGCGCAGGTCGAGGCGCAGGAAAAGAGGCTCGCCGCCTTCTTCGAGGGCGAGGTGACGCCGAACGTCGTGCAGGAGCGCCTCCAGCGGGCGATGTGGGACGGCGCCGGGATCAGGCGGGATGAAACAGGACTTCGCACCGCCCTCCGCTCCGCGGAGGAACTGCTCGGCGCCAGGCTGAAGGCGGCGTCGGGGCGGAACCTCCTCCAGTGCTGCGGGGTGCAGAACCTCTGCACCACGGCGATGCTCATCGCCAGATCGGCCCTGCTCCGCCCGGAAAACCGGGGGGCGCATTACCGCACCGACGTCGTCCATACGTGGGACGCACAGACCTCGCCCTTCGGCCACACCCATATCAGCCTCAGAGAGGCGTGGATCGAGGAGGTTGGACAATGAAAGAGATCACCTTTACGATCATCCGCTTCAACCCGGAGACCGACGAAAAACCGCACCCGGAGGCCTACACCGTCGAGGTTCACGAGGGGGCGCGGGTGCTCCACGCCCTCCACGCTGTCCACGCACAGGACCAGACGCTCGCCTATCGCTACTGCTGCGGGTCCGGGCAGTGCGGGAGCTGCGCCGTGAAGGTGAACGGCACGCCGGTGCTCGCATGCCTCGCCGAGGCGAAGGACGGCATGGTCGTCAGCCCGCTCGACCTGCCGGTAGTGCAGGACCTCGAGGTGGACCTTGCCCCGTACATCGACCGCCTGGCGCATATCGCCCCGGCCCCATGCGTCACCTTCCCGACAAAGGAGGAGATCGATGCGATCAAGCCCCTGCGTGACTGCATCGAGTGCATGGCCTGCGTCTCGGTCTGCCCTGCCCTGAAGGTGACCGATTTCGCCGGCCCGACGGCGATGCGCCAGGAGCTGCGCCTCGCCCTCGACCCCAGGGACACGGGGGACCGCGTCCCCGAGGCGGTGAAGGAAGGGCTCTTCTTCTGCACGAGCTGCCAGCAATGCTGGAAGGTCTGCCCGAAGGGGATCCAGCTGCCCGGCAAGGCGATCGAGAAACTGCGGGAGATCGCAAACAGGCAGGGCCTCACCCTGCCGCGCCACCAGGAGGTCGCCGAACTGGTCAGGAAGACCGGCCGGAGCGTGCCGCGGATCAAGGAGACCTTCCTGGAGGGGGTGCCCGAGGTGATCGAGCCCGAGGGCGAGGTGCGGGCGACCGTCGGCTTCTTCGTCGGCTGCATGTACAACGGCCGCCTCCCCGACACCGCCCTCGACATGCTCGAGGTGATGCGCAGAAACGGCATCCGCGTCGTGATCCCGCACGAGCAGGTTTGCTGCGGGTCGCCCCTGATCAGGACCGGGCAGACCTCGTTCATCGACCACCTTAAACGCCGGAACATCGAGGCCTTCAGGACGCGGGATATCGACGTGGTGATGACGATGTGCGCGGGCTGCGGTTCGACCCTGAAGAACGATTATAAAACGCCTTTTGAGGTGCTGGACGCCACCGAGGTGCTCAACCGCTACGGGATCGAGCCCCCGGCAAAACTCCATGTCACCGCCACCTATCACGACCCCTGCCACCTCCTGCGCGGGCAGGAGATCTCAGAGGAGCCAAGAAAATTCCTCAGAGAGGTGGCCGGGACCTTCGTCGAGACCCCGAACCAGTGCTGCGGCTCGGGAGGCGGGGTGAGGTCGGGCGTGCCCGAGGAGGCGGCCGCCCTGGGGCGGATGCGGGGCGAGGCCTTCGAGGCGAGCGGCGCAGACGTGGTCGTCTCGTGCTGCCCCTTCTGCGAGTTCCATATCGCCGAGAACACGAAACTGCCGGTAAAGAACCTGATGACCCTGCTGCGCGAGGGGTATGAGGAGAAGGACCGGAAAAAAGCCAGCAAATCAGAATAAAAAATCCAGAGTTTATTTTTTCACCGGCAGGTGAGTACGGCGCTGAAGCGCCGGTTCGGTCGTGGACAAGAAAGAGTACCGGCAGGATGCCCACTATTCCTGACCGGTTTTGAGAAACCTACATCTTCCCCCCTCACTGAATCTATACCTGTCAGATACTCATGGAAGCATCGATCCTCACCGACATCGTCGTCATCTTCGGCCTCTCCATCGCCATCCTTTTTGTCTGCTCACGCCTGCGTATACCGGCCATCGTCGGCTTCCTCATCACCGGCATGCTCGCCGGCCCCTATGCGCTCGGGCTCGTGCAGGACACCGCAACGGTCGGCGACTTCGCAGAGATCGGCGTGATCCTCCTCCTCTTCACCATCGGGATGGAATTCTCGTTCAAAAGCCTCCTGCGGATCAAACGGGCGGTGCTCCTCGGCGGCTCCCTGCAGGTCGGCGGGACGATCCTGATCGTGGCGGCAGCCTCCCTCCTTCTCGGGATCCCATGGCAGGAAGCGGTGTTGTTCGGGTTTCTCCTCTCCCTCTCCAGCACGGCGATCGTCCTCTCGGTCCTCCAGGGCCGCTCCGAAATGGAGAGCCCACAGGGGCGGACGGCGCTGGGCATCCTGATCTTCCAGGACCTCGTGATCATCCCGATGATGCTCCTGGTGCCGATCCTTGCCGGGGTGGACGATGGTTCGGGGATGTCGATCCCGGCCTTCCTGGCCACCTCGGTCGGGATCCTGATCTTCGTCATCGTCTCGGCGAACTGGCTCGTCCCAAAACTTCTCTTCCATGCCGCACGCCTGCGGATCCCGGAGATCTTCCTCCTCTCCATCGTCCTCATCTGCCTCTTCACCGCATGGCTCACCGCCAGCACCGGCCTCTCCCTCGCCCTCGGGGCCTTCCTCGCCGGGCTGATCATCTCGGAATCAGAGTACTCCCACGAGGCCCTGGGGGCAATCCTCCCCTTCAAAGAGGTATTCACCAGTTTCTTCTTCGTCTCCATTGGTATGCTTCTCAACATCGCTTTTCTCTTCGAGCACCTCGGCGTCGTCCTCCTCCTCATGGCAGGCGTCGTCGTCGTCAAAGCGGTGGTCGCAGGCGCCGCCACCCTCGCGATCGGCTACTCGATCCGCACCGCCCTTCTCGCCGGCCTTGCGATCAGCCAGATCGGAGAGTTCTCCTTCGTGCTCTCCAAGACCGGGGCCGATTACGGCCTCATCGACAGTGGAGCATACCAGACCTTCCTCGCCGTCACGATCCTCACGATGATCGCAACCCCCTTCATCATCGGAGGTGCACCGACGGTCGCCAACCGAACAATGAGACTCTCCCTGCCCGAACGGATACGGCTGGGCACAATCAGGGAGAAGCCCCCCGAAGAGCCCTGCATGAAGGACCACGTCATCATCGTCGGCTTCGGCCTCGGCGGAAAGAACGTGGCGAAGGCGGCGAAGGCGGCCGATATCCCCTACGTGATCATCGAGATGAACCCCGAGACCATTCAGGTGGAGCGGGCGAAGGGCGAACCGATCCACTATGGCGACGCAACCCGCCGGGCCGTCCTCGGCCATGCCGGGATCAGGACGGCAAAGGTGCTCGTCATCGTCATCTCAGACCCTTCGGCGACCCGCCGGATCATCGCCACGGCCAGGCGGGCCAACCCCCACGTCAGGATCATCGCCCGCACGCGCTATGTCGGAGACATCGCCGACCTCTCCGACCTCGGTGCCGACGAGGTGATCCCGGAGGAGTACATCACCTCCATCGAGATCTTCACCTGCATCCTCTCGTCGTACCTCGTCCCGAGGGACGAGATCGAGCGCTTCGCCGCCGAAGTCCGGGCCGACGGCTACGAGCTCTTCAGGTCGGCGCACCCCCTTGAGCCCGGTCTCCAGGACCTCGGTTTCTACCGCCCGGGTGCGGAGATCGAAACCCTCCGGGTGGGGCAGGAGGCGCGGATCGCCGGCCACACCCTTGCCGAAGCGAACCTGCGGCGGCGGTTCGGCGTCACCGTCCTCGCTGTCAGGCGGGGCGAAGAGGTGATCACGGCGCCGTGCGGCGAGACGACGATCCAGGGCGGCGATGTCTGCGTGGTCTTCGGCCCGGCTGAGAAGATCGCCGATCTCGACCGGTATTTCAGGGAGAAAAACGAAAATAATGGATATTAAGGGGCCTGGAGAGAGAGGAGATATGCCTGCGCCTCGAGGGCGGCCTTCGCCCCCTCGCCGGCGGCGATGATGATCTGCTTGCCCCTGATCGAGGTGACATCGCCGGCCGCATAGATCCCGGGGACATTCGTATGGCAGTTCTCGTCCACAACGATCTCGCCCTGATCGTTGAGCGCCACGACGCCGCGGACGGCATCAGTGTTCGGGTCATGGCCGATCTCAGCAAAAACACCGTCGACCGCCAGTTCCTCATCGTCGCCCGAGTCCTTCTCCCGGATCCTGATCCCGGTGAGCACCTCCTCGCCGAGGAGAGCGGCGACCGTGTACGGCTGGTGGATGGTGACGTTCTGCTCCATCCCCTTTAGCCGGTCGAGGTAGACGGGATCGGCCCGGATCGTGCTCCGCACAATGAGGTGCACGCTCCGGGCGATCTTCCCCATCTCGATCGCCGTAATCACTGCCGAGTTGCCGCCGCCGACAACCGCAACGTCCTTTCCTTTAAAGAGCGGCCCGTCGCAGGTGGAGCATACCGACACACCCCTGCCCCAGAACCGCTCCTCGCCCTCGACGCCCAGGCGGCGGGAGTGGCGGCCGGTAGCGACGACGACGCTCTTTGTCCGAAAAACTCGTTCCCCGTAGGTGGTGATCTTAAACAGCCCGTCTTCCTTCTCAACGCCTGTCACCCGGTCGAGTTCGAGGTGGATGTTGAGGTTTCTCACCTGCTCCTCGAACTTCGTCATCAGGTCTTCACCGGTGACCATCCGGTAGCCCATATAATTCTCGATCGCCCAGCTCTCCATCGCCTGCCCGCCGATGTTCTCGGAGATGATCATGGTCGAGAGGAGTTTGCGGCTGGCATAGACCCCGGCGGTCAGCCCGGCCGGCCCCGCCCCCATGACGATCAGGTCGTAGACCTCGCCCGACCTCTCTGACCCGAAGAGTTCGGTGAGGCGCGGAGCGTCGAAACCGATGATCACCTCGCCGTCGACGACGGTCACCGGCACGCCGTACTGCCCGGAAAGGTCGATCATCTCCGCCGCCGCCGCCTCGTCGGCCCCCACATCGATAGACTCGTATGCGACACCGTTTTTCTCGAGGAAGGCCTTGACCATACGGCAGTACGGACACTGGGCCGTCGAATACACTTTCACACGCGGCATACACACCCTCCTCGGCCCCGGGGAGATAAAAGAGTTGTGCAGACCGTATCCACCCCGTTATCCCGTGAGCGACGGAAACGATGCCTTCAGGGCACGAAAAAAAAGGAGAGGGGTCACTCGACCCTGAGGAATTTTGTCCCGGGGACGCCGCAGATCGGGCAGCGTTCGGGGGCGGCGCCGATCTCGACGTTCCCGCAGACCGGACAGAGGAAGACCTCCGCACTGTCGAAGTCTTTTCCAGCAGAGACTGCCTCCAGTGCCCGTTTGTACAGCCCGGCATGCACCTCCTCGGCCTTCATCGCATGGGTGAAGGTGATGGCGGCCTCGCTGTTCCCTTCCTTCTTCGCCTCCTCCACGAACCGCGGGTACATCTCGGTGAACTCGTCGGTCTCTCCCTCGATACTCTCCTTCAGGTTCTCGGCCGTGCTCCTTACCCCGCCCATCACGGAGAGCTCGCGCCGTGCATGAATCTCTTCAGCCCGGGAGGCTGCGCGGTAAATACGTGCGACGTTCTTAAAGCCCTCTTCATCGGCCTTCTGGGAGAACGAGAGGTATTTCCGGTTCGCCTGCGATTCTCCGGCAAAAGCCGCCTTGAGATTCTCCAGTGTTGCCATGCTGATCCGATCGGCGCCCGCCCTACATATACTTTCCACCCGGAAGAGATGCACGAACGGACATCGAGGCCGAAAAGCATCCTTTCCTGAAGAGAAGAGTCCAGACAGACGGGTGAGATGAGATTCGAAAGGTTCTATACCGGCGGGGCAGAATCTGCCCTGATGAAAAAGATGCGCGATGTCCCTGACGGCGACCGGCCGCGGGAGAAAATCGCCGCAAAAGGCGCCGCGGCCCTCACCGAACGCGAGCTCATCGCCGCGATCATCGGCCGCGGCGTGGCCGGGCGGGACGTGCTCGAGATCGCGCGGGACATCGAGGGGGTGATTGCCGACTCG
Above is a window of Methanofollis tationis DNA encoding:
- the purF gene encoding amidophosphoribosyltransferase, which encodes MCGIVGIVDAGGVSFPLYYALYALQHRGQESTGISTFDRRPFVHKGRGLVAEVFDEQILGRLRGTVGIGHVRYPTTGANLPENIQPFNFVFREHTLSLAHNGNLVNTNALRTCYEQDGQIFCTTTDSEVIATIIAHEIRRSGSVEDAVGVAMQKLQGSYSVVLTLDDALYAFRDPLGIKPLCIGRTRSGYIVASESVAVDALNGTLLRDVAPGELVKVTENGITSTQLAVSDRRAHCMFEFVYFARADSVIDGTLVYDARRKIGEELYLGAPMDADMVAPVPDSGTAYAIGYSQASGIPYLEGLMKNRYMGRTFIMPDQQMRENAVRIKINPIKKHLENKSVVLIDDSVVRGTTSRRLIDIVRDAGARQVHLRVGSPPIVAPCYLGVDFPTRTELIASSRCTEEVKDLIHADSLYHVPLCKMVEAIGIDVGNLCTACLTGQYPVEVPGECCDARCVEFQKGSVQTRLDVD
- a CDS encoding 50S ribosomal protein L37e, whose protein sequence is MSKGTPSMGKRQHHSHITCRRCGKLSFHAKHKVCSACGFGRSTKMSSWKWTTKRPKVPTH
- a CDS encoding LSM domain-containing protein; protein product: MTKRPLEILDQVLNGQPVIISLKGGHEIRGVLQGYDVHLNLVLDRAEEEVDGAVVKRGTLIVRGDNVIYISPSVE
- a CDS encoding RNA-binding protein, yielding METIVVKKRHTIKKSEGSRVQRALADEIGAAEEQFRSKNIEVVETNSPFTLYLIDKRPLLMEVDGRVFTTVRGAVERPFAERRVTVDSGAVPYVMNGADIMRPGVVGVSPDVKKDAPCVIAEERHGKPLAIGIALYDAADLLAMEKGKVVRMLHRVGDDVWNLEL
- a CDS encoding cell division protein SepF, with amino-acid sequence MGKFLDSIIGKSAPAKQDDYMELDLATYEGATGEEPASMYVRVAQVADIKDTPKVKDEVYNGNIVIVDISRLKLDKIMYERVLKDLREVAHDVNGDIIGLGDQHYVLVTPMSVKISREKIGGL
- a CDS encoding ZPR1 zinc finger domain-containing protein, which translates into the protein MRNVLRAPCPVCKKEIEYIYQTETIPYFSEILIESAVCPCGWRMADAFILREGQPARCEYAVTCEDDLCVRVVRGSSGTVTVPELGIVIRPGPAAEGYITNIEGVLDRIEDVLDTALRTSEGEERDRALALKEQIALVRKGQAQITLIIEDPSGNSAIIKNPGDAAAEKK
- the purM gene encoding phosphoribosylformylglycinamidine cyclo-ligase, with protein sequence MSKGSGYADAGVDIDLEAQGVKTLIQQLTFRRTGAFPMLGSVGHFAGLIEFGDMALALAVDGVGTKMLVADALQDWTTVGIDCIAMNVNDLFVMNLEPVAFVDYIATDGISIEKMRQIGVGLNEGARQANMNIVGGETATLKGLVTGLDLAGTCLGAQKKADVVTGDAIVPGDLVVGVPSTGAHSNGYTLARKVALENGGFDVVLPSGRTVGEALLAPTRIYREALDAAAACEVHGMCHVTGGGLLNFTRLSSFGFDITEPLPVPEILAWTQEMGGLSENEMYRTFNMGMGYAFVVPEESLRTLQQIVPDARVCGEVVKESGASLRGVRIR
- a CDS encoding aspartate kinase, whose product is MKFGGTSVGDAECIRRTVDILERYHAEGHEMAVVVSAMSGVTDQLHAIAAEAESSVEEPPIEAFIQAIRAKHMKTLEAVAPGQAAAVGSVIDDRLENLDHILTAVHALHELTRRSKDYIVSYGERLSSLIVSAALRERGISSSALDGCEAGILTTNKHGDALVLPTSDPRINSRILPLLMNSVPVITGYMGCTPEGIVTTLGRSGSDYSGAIVGRAIDADEVWIWTDVDGVMTSDPRIIKNVRVLPYVSYREAMELSFFGAKVLHPKSIEPAMEKDIIVRVKNTFNPDHPGTIVRRQEHREKRVVKAVTHIERVALVNINGVQMIGRPGVAREIFTALGDAGINVMMISQASSQANISLIIDEGNLAEALEVLAAPVKSGIVREVTSDRNVVAMAVVGAGMAGTPGISGRIFTALGKAGVNVMMISQGSSEVNVSFVVRQDDSRRALQLLHDEFRLSEACDDE